A genomic stretch from Longimicrobium terrae includes:
- a CDS encoding CPBP family intramembrane glutamic endopeptidase: MRTYLQTTRTHTYTLLFALPLLVLYEVGAALTATDRGGMRNGADVLLRTLLAAGGVSGTLAFTAALAIGGAILIAMEQRKKRVAIRPSFFAGMMAESAVYALAFGVVVSTATQALLGGFVRMAADGGLASLPRAQGIVLSLGAGIYEELLFRVLLTGGLLALLPALGMRRSTAAPVAVIASAFLFSAFHYIGPYAYPLELGSFTFRLIAGLAFSALYVWRGFGIAAWTHALYDVFLVLAGAG, from the coding sequence ATGCGCACCTATCTGCAGACCACCCGCACGCACACCTACACGCTGCTGTTCGCGCTCCCGCTCCTCGTTCTGTACGAGGTGGGCGCCGCGCTTACGGCCACGGACCGCGGCGGGATGCGCAACGGCGCCGACGTGCTGCTGCGCACCCTGCTGGCCGCGGGCGGCGTGAGCGGGACGCTGGCCTTTACCGCCGCGCTGGCGATCGGCGGCGCCATCCTGATCGCGATGGAGCAGCGGAAGAAGCGCGTCGCCATCCGCCCCTCGTTCTTTGCGGGGATGATGGCGGAAAGCGCCGTGTACGCGCTGGCGTTCGGGGTCGTGGTTTCCACCGCGACGCAGGCGCTGCTGGGCGGCTTCGTGCGGATGGCGGCGGACGGGGGACTGGCGTCTCTCCCCCGCGCGCAGGGAATCGTGCTTTCGCTGGGCGCCGGCATCTACGAGGAACTGCTCTTTCGCGTCCTGCTCACCGGCGGGCTGCTGGCCCTGCTTCCCGCGCTGGGCATGCGCCGCTCCACCGCCGCGCCGGTCGCCGTCATCGCCTCGGCGTTCCTGTTCAGCGCCTTTCACTACATCGGCCCGTACGCGTACCCGCTGGAGCTGGGCAGCTTCACCTTCCGGCTGATCGCGGGGCTGGCGTTCAGCGCGCTGTACGTGTGGCGCGGCTTTGGGATCGCGGCGTGGACGCACGCGCTGTACGACGTGTTTCTGGTACTGGCCGGCGCCGGGTGA
- a CDS encoding BON domain-containing protein yields MRRTRFGMGTTVLAALLCAGCSVLGGGSASAPTPAQVAERTVQDTTIAREVEARMAAEPSIGAGKVRPMVRDGQVQLHGAVQGFGALQCSLANAGLVPGVTLVVDMLVLQPGPARVTCLAPRVFGQPRAE; encoded by the coding sequence ATGCGGCGTACGCGGTTCGGGATGGGCACCACGGTTCTGGCCGCGCTCCTGTGCGCGGGGTGCAGCGTGCTGGGCGGCGGATCGGCCTCCGCGCCAACGCCGGCGCAGGTGGCCGAGCGCACCGTGCAGGACACCACCATCGCGCGCGAGGTGGAGGCGCGCATGGCCGCGGAGCCCTCCATCGGCGCGGGAAAGGTACGCCCCATGGTCAGGGACGGCCAAGTGCAGCTTCACGGCGCGGTGCAGGGCTTTGGCGCGCTGCAGTGCTCGCTGGCCAACGCGGGGTTGGTGCCCGGCGTTACGCTCGTGGTCGACATGCTGGTGCTGCAGCCGGGGCCCGCGCGGGTCACCTGCCTGGCGCCGCGCGTTTTCGGACAGCCGCGCGCGGAATGA
- a CDS encoding peptide chain release factor 3 has translation MSGTLSEEVRRRRTFAIISHPDAGKTTLTEKLLLYGGAIHLAGSVKARRAARHATSDWMQMEQERGISVTSSVLQFEYLGKSINLLDTPGHQDFSEDTYRTLMAADSAVMLLDNRKGVEEQTRKLFEVCRLRKTPVFTFVNKCDRPGAPVLQLIDDVERELGMKCYPMMWPILDGDRFLGVYDRVDERVYLFERGEDHGSSRVETHEGALTDDHILAAIPERAISQLLEDLELLEMAGAEFSEEAFLAGEVSPVFFGSALTNFGLEPFLRRFLQLAPAPGPRQADTRMVEPEETSFTGFVFKIQANMDPKHRDRIAFVRVCSGRFEAGMQVKHIRSGKPIRLASPTQFMARERTLIEEAWPGDVIGIHDRGNLRIGDTLSADGDLEFGGIPRFSPEHFARIVIGDPMKRKQLDTGLQQLSEEGAAQVFYAESLTGPAPIVGAVGKLQFDVLLHRLEHEYNVRARLEHMSYTGARWVDGPIREIERLAHGHGRMLVYDAKQKPLVLFDSEWTMRTTVDREKDLVFYDVAP, from the coding sequence ATGAGCGGCACGTTGAGCGAAGAGGTCCGCCGGCGGCGGACCTTTGCCATTATCAGCCACCCCGACGCGGGCAAGACCACCCTCACCGAAAAGCTCCTTCTGTACGGAGGCGCGATTCACCTGGCGGGGAGCGTCAAGGCACGCCGCGCGGCGCGGCACGCCACCTCGGACTGGATGCAGATGGAGCAGGAGCGCGGCATTTCCGTGACCTCCAGCGTCCTGCAGTTCGAGTACCTGGGCAAGTCCATCAACCTGCTGGACACCCCTGGCCACCAGGACTTCAGCGAAGACACCTACCGCACCCTGATGGCCGCGGACAGCGCCGTCATGCTGCTGGACAACCGCAAGGGCGTCGAGGAGCAGACGCGCAAGCTGTTTGAGGTGTGCCGGCTGCGGAAGACGCCCGTGTTCACCTTCGTCAACAAGTGCGACCGGCCGGGCGCGCCGGTGCTGCAGCTGATTGACGACGTGGAGCGCGAGCTGGGGATGAAGTGCTATCCCATGATGTGGCCCATCCTGGACGGCGACCGCTTCCTGGGCGTGTACGACCGCGTGGACGAGCGCGTCTACCTGTTCGAGCGCGGCGAGGACCACGGCAGCAGCCGCGTGGAAACGCACGAGGGCGCGCTGACCGACGACCACATCCTGGCCGCCATCCCCGAACGCGCCATCAGCCAGCTTCTGGAAGATCTGGAGCTGCTGGAGATGGCGGGCGCGGAGTTCAGCGAAGAAGCGTTCCTGGCGGGAGAAGTGTCGCCCGTGTTCTTCGGGAGCGCGCTGACCAACTTCGGGCTGGAGCCGTTTCTGCGCCGCTTCCTGCAACTGGCGCCGGCGCCCGGCCCCCGGCAGGCCGACACGCGCATGGTGGAGCCGGAGGAAACGTCGTTCACGGGATTCGTGTTCAAGATCCAGGCGAACATGGACCCCAAGCACCGCGACCGCATCGCCTTCGTGCGGGTGTGCTCCGGCCGGTTCGAGGCGGGAATGCAGGTAAAGCACATCCGCAGCGGCAAGCCCATTCGCCTGGCCAGCCCCACGCAGTTCATGGCGCGCGAGCGGACGCTGATTGAAGAAGCGTGGCCGGGCGACGTGATCGGCATTCACGACCGCGGCAACCTGCGCATCGGCGACACGCTGTCGGCGGACGGCGACCTGGAGTTCGGGGGGATTCCGCGCTTCAGCCCGGAGCACTTCGCGCGCATCGTCATCGGCGATCCCATGAAGCGCAAGCAGCTGGATACGGGGCTGCAGCAGCTCTCGGAAGAGGGCGCGGCGCAGGTGTTCTACGCCGAGTCGCTCACCGGCCCGGCGCCCATCGTGGGCGCCGTGGGCAAGCTGCAGTTCGACGTGCTGCTGCACCGGCTGGAGCACGAGTACAACGTGCGCGCCCGGCTGGAGCACATGTCGTACACGGGCGCGCGCTGGGTGGATGGACCCATCCGCGAGATCGAGCGGCTGGCGCACGGACACGGCCGCATGCTGGTGTACGACGCCAAGCAGAAGCCGCTGGTCCTGTTCGACAGCGAGTGGACCATGCGCACCACGGTGGATCGCGAAAAGGACCTCGTCTTCTACGACGTCGCCCCCTGA
- a CDS encoding DUF4349 domain-containing protein, whose protein sequence is MRITPSLLPAALLLTLAACGASMEAAPPASGPLMLEELTVQPRGAQQRQVAQQAGLSLVANDLPAVARTADSMATALGGFVETSEMRGDDGLRMVLRVPAPSLDAALDRLASMGRVRQRSIRRQDVTAQATDLDARLTNLRTLRDRLRAHLSQSSAVGDLIQVERELARVQGEIDALEAAQRGLQGRVALSGIQLDAERPQVLGPLGLLLTGVASLIGKLFVIR, encoded by the coding sequence ATGCGCATCACCCCATCCCTCCTCCCTGCCGCCCTTCTGCTCACGCTCGCCGCGTGCGGCGCCAGCATGGAAGCGGCGCCGCCGGCCTCCGGTCCATTGATGCTCGAGGAACTCACCGTGCAGCCCCGGGGCGCGCAGCAGCGGCAGGTGGCGCAGCAGGCGGGGCTGTCGCTGGTGGCCAACGACCTGCCCGCGGTGGCGCGCACGGCGGACAGCATGGCGACGGCGCTGGGCGGATTCGTGGAAACGTCGGAGATGCGCGGAGATGACGGATTGCGGATGGTGCTGCGCGTGCCCGCCCCGTCGCTGGATGCCGCGCTGGACCGGCTGGCGTCCATGGGGCGCGTCCGGCAGCGCTCCATCCGCAGGCAGGACGTGACGGCGCAGGCCACGGACCTGGATGCGCGGCTGACCAACCTGCGCACGCTGCGCGACCGGCTGCGCGCGCACCTGTCGCAGAGCTCGGCGGTGGGCGACCTGATCCAGGTGGAGCGCGAACTGGCGCGGGTGCAGGGGGAGATCGACGCGCTGGAGGCGGCGCAGCGCGGGCTGCAGGGGCGCGTGGCGCTGTCGGGAATTCAGCTGGATGCGGAGCGGCCGCAGGTGCTGGGACCGCTGGGGCTGCTGCTGACCGGCGTGGCGTCGCTGATTGGAAAGCTGTTCGTGATCCGCTGA
- a CDS encoding queuosine precursor transporter, whose translation MQPAAQRQFRYYDFITATFVTVLLCSNLIGPGKICELWGFTFGAGILFFPISYLFGDVLTEVYGYARARRVVWTGFGALAFASLMSVVVLKLPPAQGFAGQAALESVFGSTPRIVLASLAAFWTGEFANSYVLARMKVATDGRHLWWRAIGSTALGAVVDSAIFYPVAFLGVWATRDVLVVMATNYVLKVVWEIIALPATYRLVAALKRAEHEDYFDRATDFTPFSLRPE comes from the coding sequence ATGCAGCCCGCCGCCCAGCGCCAGTTTCGCTACTACGACTTCATCACCGCGACCTTCGTGACGGTGCTGCTGTGCAGCAACCTCATCGGCCCAGGCAAGATCTGCGAGCTTTGGGGATTCACCTTCGGCGCGGGAATCCTCTTCTTTCCCATCTCGTACCTGTTCGGCGACGTCCTTACCGAGGTGTACGGCTACGCGCGTGCCCGCCGCGTGGTGTGGACCGGCTTCGGCGCGCTCGCCTTCGCCAGCCTGATGTCCGTGGTCGTCCTCAAGCTCCCGCCGGCGCAGGGGTTTGCGGGGCAGGCGGCGCTGGAGTCGGTGTTCGGCAGCACGCCGCGCATCGTGCTGGCGTCGCTGGCCGCGTTCTGGACGGGGGAGTTCGCCAACTCGTACGTGCTGGCGCGGATGAAGGTGGCCACGGACGGGCGGCACCTGTGGTGGCGCGCCATCGGCTCCACCGCGCTGGGGGCGGTGGTGGACAGCGCCATCTTCTATCCCGTCGCGTTCCTGGGCGTGTGGGCCACCCGCGACGTGCTGGTGGTGATGGCGACCAACTACGTCCTCAAGGTCGTGTGGGAGATCATTGCCCTTCCCGCCACGTACCGCCTGGTTGCCGCGCTCAAGCGGGCGGAGCACGAAGACTACTTCGATCGCGCGACGGACTTCACCCCGTTCTCCCTCCGGCCGGAGTAG
- a CDS encoding cupredoxin domain-containing protein, with translation MDTTEIAVLTGGIVLIALVLWYFLGERQAVAATDTGGVQEVDITVHGGYSPSVVTVRQGRPVRLNFFRDETSSCSEQVILGDFGIARDLPAHQTTAVEFTPDRAGEFTWTCGMNMLRGKLIVQPA, from the coding sequence ATGGATACGACGGAAATCGCCGTCTTGACTGGCGGAATCGTGCTGATCGCGCTGGTGCTGTGGTACTTTCTGGGCGAGCGGCAGGCGGTCGCGGCTACGGATACCGGCGGCGTGCAGGAGGTGGACATCACCGTCCATGGCGGATATTCACCGTCCGTCGTCACCGTGCGGCAGGGACGGCCGGTGCGCCTGAACTTCTTTCGCGACGAGACCAGTTCGTGCAGCGAGCAGGTGATTCTGGGCGACTTCGGCATTGCGCGCGACCTGCCCGCACACCAGACGACCGCGGTGGAGTTCACGCCCGACCGCGCCGGGGAGTTCACCTGGACGTGCGGGATGAACATGCTGCGCGGCAAGCTGATCGTGCAGCCCGCCTGA